In Poecilia reticulata strain Guanapo linkage group LG1, Guppy_female_1.0+MT, whole genome shotgun sequence, one genomic interval encodes:
- the LOC103471416 gene encoding perforin-1-like, with protein sequence MLPDSTSALLLLSVLXVHSVLSCRTGTQTECDAAPFVPGHNLVGEGFDIVRLQRKGAYVMDMRTYLSPNKTCVLCPNALQNNVLQKLPSSVVDWRAISRCSADIFSSHHTSAGSLVQAYTSQDSNDWSVGLDVPIDLESGKFDVEGTRSKAYKFAXERSKEDRYTFSMHSVXCSHYSFRMSVRPSLSLEFKKHLEILPSHYDSSTKHDYDEFIHTYGTHFFKLVNLGGQMRRLTSSRSCLSSLNGLTSSEVHNCLSMGVALGLGKVKLSAAVKPCSKVLQNQDSSTNYSSGLHQHHTEMSGGNGWVGEFSLYQNDSKSYVIWLNSLQEHPDVVSYSLRPLYQLVPSKVQKAAVKAAIEQYLKDNAVKKSPKEPHCEGKTPNLSSNCCPLQASRGTLVVTVLRGYDLKGDLSDETDGYVLVFYGTTKRSTRMIVSNNPKWNEDFNFGKVDTTLGLKIELWDQDFKNDDLLAKCEEYLSQGTHTFTCKGKYGRVDVIYTLKCDPYLTGEKCSRYKPSP encoded by the exons ATGCTGCCGGATTCAACttcagctcttcttctcctgaGCGTCCTTSTTGTTCACTCTGTTCTGTCCTGTCGGACTGGGACCCAAACAGAGTGTGATGCTGCTCCTTTTGTACCAGGCCACAATCTGGTGGGGGAAGGTTTTGATATAGTCAGACTACAGAGAAAAGGAGCTTATGTGATGGATATGAGGACTTACCTGAGCCCCAACAAAACCTGTGTTCTCTGTCCCAATGCTCTTCAAAACAATGTCCTCCAAAAA ctTCCATCTTCTGTTGTGGACTGGCGTGCCATCAGTCGATGCAGTGCTGACATCTTCAGCAGTCATCACACCTCTGCAGG CTCTCTGGTTCAGGCTTACACATCCCAAGACTCCAATGATTGGTCG GTTGGCTTGGATGTTCCAATAGATCTGGAGTCTGGCAAGTTCGATGTGGAAGGAACCCGCTCCAAAGCCTACAAGTTCGCTTYAGAAAGGAGCAAAGAGGATCGCTACACTTTCAGCATGCACAGTGTCMYCTGTAGCCATTATAG TTTTCGTATGTCAGTCCGACCTTCCTTAAGCTTAGAGTTCAAAAAGCATTTAGAAATCCTTCCAAGCCACTACGACTCCTCCACTAAGCATGACTACGACGAGTTCATACACACCTATGGCACACACTTCTTCAAACTG GTTAATCTTGGAGGGCAAATGAGACGACTGACATCTTCACGAAGTTGTTTGTCTTCCCTGAATGGACTAACCTCAAGTGAG GTCCACAACTGTTTATCTATGGGTGTTGCTCTTGGCTTGGGGAAGGTGAAACTCTCTGCCGCCGTGAAACCCTGCAGTAAAGTCCTACAAAACCAGGACTCCTCCACTAACTACAGCTCTGGTCTCCACCAACACCACACAGAGATGTCAGGAGGAAATGGTTGGGTGGGGGAGTTTTCACTTTATCAAAATGATTCCAAATCCTATGTGATCTGGCTAAACAGCCTGCAAGAACATCCAGATGTTGTTTCGTACTCCCTTCGACCTCTCTATCAGCTCGTGCCAAGCAAGGTTCAAAAGGCAGCGGTGAAAGCTGCTATTGAGCAGTATTTGAAGGACAATGCTGTGAAGAAATCACCCAAAGAACCACACTGTGAGGGTAAAACCCCTAATTTGTCCTCTAACTGCTGCCCTTTGCAAGCATCAAGGGGAACTCTGGTAGTGACCGTTCTTCGAGGCTACGATCTCAAAGGAGATCTTTCTGATGAGACTGATGG TTATGTCCTGGTATTTTATGGTACCACGAAGCGCAGCACCCGCATGATCGTATCCAACAATCCAAAGTGGAACGAGGATTTTAATTTTGGCAAG GTTGACACAACACTGGGTCTGAAAATTGAGCTTTGGGATCAAGACTTTAAAAATGACGACCTTCTCGCAAAATGCGAGGAATACCTGAGCCAGGGCACTCACACTTTCACATGCAAAGGAAAGTATGGAAGAGTTGATGTTATATACACGCTGAAATGTGACCCGTATCTGACTGGAGAAAAGTGCAGCCGTTATAAACCATCTCCTTAG